The following coding sequences are from one Rhodobiaceae bacterium window:
- the dan gene encoding D-aminoacylase, translated as MHDLVIRGGTVYDGTGGAPFKADIAIDGTKISAVGDVSDKGRTEIDATGQIVTPGFVDIHTHYDGQVTWDPYLQPSTFHGVTTAVMGNCGVGFAPCKPDEHDWLIGLMEGVEDIPGTALAEGIDWRWESFPEYMKAVEESPLALDIGLQVPHGALRAYVMGQRGADLEPANDEDIKQMSDLVVDALEAGALGFSTSRTEKHRDKNGAHTPSFKAEQAELHGIAAAMGKADKGVIQLIADFWDFEPEFAMLRGMVEVSGRPLSLTIEQDDRHPDIWQKVLGGIGDAAAKGLPMRGQVPPRPTGVLMGLTSTLNPFLLHQTFRTIAHLPLEQQVKELRDPAFREKLLAEEPDYPEGQIITMLCTAYHKMFELGDPPNYEPAPEDSAGGVAEASGKSPREQVLDWMLERDGNALLYFPLMNYVGGSLDDVHTMMTHPNVAFGLGDGGAHVGILCDASFPSTLLTHWGRDRTRGPKLPLAWLIHGQTKANAEIVGLHDRGVVAPGMKADVNVIDFDNLRLHAPEIVHDLPAGGKRLIQKASGYTATIISGVIAFENGVPTGKLNGQLIRGAQARPAGVQIPVAAD; from the coding sequence ATGCACGATCTCGTTATTCGCGGCGGCACCGTTTATGACGGCACTGGCGGCGCACCGTTCAAGGCAGATATCGCCATCGACGGCACCAAGATTTCTGCCGTCGGCGACGTCAGCGACAAGGGCCGCACCGAAATTGATGCGACGGGCCAGATCGTGACGCCGGGCTTTGTAGACATTCATACCCACTATGATGGCCAGGTCACCTGGGACCCCTACCTTCAGCCCTCCACTTTCCACGGCGTCACCACCGCCGTCATGGGCAATTGCGGCGTTGGATTCGCACCCTGCAAACCAGACGAGCATGACTGGCTGATTGGCCTCATGGAAGGTGTTGAGGATATTCCCGGCACCGCTCTTGCCGAAGGTATTGACTGGCGCTGGGAAAGTTTCCCGGAATATATGAAGGCCGTCGAGGAGTCGCCACTCGCTTTGGACATCGGACTGCAAGTGCCTCACGGCGCGCTGCGCGCCTATGTCATGGGACAACGCGGCGCAGATCTCGAACCCGCCAATGATGAGGACATCAAACAGATGTCGGACCTCGTGGTTGACGCGCTGGAAGCTGGCGCGCTTGGCTTTTCCACGTCGCGTACAGAAAAACACCGGGATAAAAACGGTGCCCATACACCGAGCTTCAAAGCAGAACAGGCAGAACTTCACGGCATCGCAGCAGCCATGGGCAAAGCAGATAAAGGCGTCATTCAGCTGATCGCTGACTTCTGGGACTTCGAACCGGAATTCGCCATGCTGCGCGGCATGGTGGAAGTCTCAGGCCGTCCACTTTCCCTCACAATTGAGCAGGACGACCGGCATCCCGACATCTGGCAAAAGGTCTTGGGCGGGATCGGCGACGCGGCGGCCAAAGGCCTCCCCATGCGCGGCCAGGTCCCACCCCGCCCCACAGGCGTGCTGATGGGCCTCACCTCGACGCTGAACCCCTTCCTTCTTCATCAGACTTTCAGAACCATCGCGCATTTGCCTCTGGAGCAGCAGGTGAAGGAACTGCGCGATCCGGCCTTCCGGGAGAAACTACTGGCTGAAGAACCGGATTATCCCGAAGGTCAGATCATCACCATGCTCTGCACCGCCTATCACAAAATGTTTGAGCTTGGCGATCCACCGAACTACGAGCCTGCGCCCGAAGACAGCGCGGGTGGCGTTGCAGAAGCGTCCGGCAAGAGCCCGCGAGAGCAGGTATTGGACTGGATGCTGGAGCGGGACGGCAACGCTCTCCTCTACTTCCCCCTGATGAACTATGTGGGCGGAAGTCTCGATGATGTCCACACCATGATGACCCATCCGAACGTGGCCTTCGGCCTTGGCGACGGTGGCGCACATGTCGGTATTCTATGTGACGCGAGTTTCCCATCAACGCTCCTCACCCACTGGGGCCGGGACCGAACACGTGGCCCCAAACTTCCGCTGGCATGGCTGATCCACGGACAGACCAAGGCAAATGCAGAAATCGTTGGCCTACATGACCGCGGCGTCGTGGCGCCAGGGATGAAAGCCGATGTCAACGTGATTGACTTCGACAATCTGCGTCTTCACGCTCCGGAAATCGTCCATGACCTTCCTGCGGGCGGCAAACGTCTTATCCAGAAAGCAAGCGGCTACACCGCCACCATCATCTCCGGCGTCATCGCTTTCGAGAATGGAGTTCCAACGGGCAAGCTGAATGGACAGCTCATTCGCGGTGCTCAAGCAAGACCTGCTGGCGTCCAGATCCCGGTTGCAGCAGATTGA
- a CDS encoding hypothetical protein (protein of unknown function (DUF1295)): MSGSSWRHHRYGPAIISLIVYLPAVGVAWWVVTTAPTQSVLWNTLIADVAATLVVFVASVLTRNSSIYDPYWSVAPPLIAIYWFVAIGNAELTPREWLAFGLVLLWALRLTFNCMRRWRSYAEQDFRYLDLKARFGRLYPLVDLLGIELYPTVLVFLGCIPLLAVAESEESLGLLDGFAVAITFAAILLETVADEQMWAYRKTRTPNAPICTRGVWAYSQHPNYVGELLFWWGIYLFGLASGMSAPWMIAGALAMTLLFVLISVPMMVTRKRERYPNYDALVKDIPVLFPKPF, from the coding sequence TTGAGTGGGAGCAGCTGGCGACATCACCGATACGGTCCCGCGATCATCAGCCTGATCGTCTATCTACCCGCCGTCGGTGTTGCTTGGTGGGTGGTTACCACGGCGCCCACACAATCCGTCCTTTGGAACACATTGATCGCCGATGTGGCAGCGACTCTTGTTGTTTTTGTCGCAAGTGTTTTGACACGCAACTCCAGCATTTATGATCCCTATTGGAGCGTCGCCCCACCGCTGATTGCGATCTACTGGTTTGTCGCTATTGGCAACGCGGAGCTGACACCACGGGAGTGGTTGGCGTTTGGCCTTGTCCTGCTCTGGGCTCTACGTCTTACGTTCAACTGCATGCGCCGCTGGAGGTCATATGCAGAGCAGGACTTCCGCTACCTGGACTTGAAGGCCAGGTTCGGCCGTCTCTATCCCTTGGTCGATCTCTTAGGCATTGAACTCTACCCGACGGTCTTGGTCTTCCTGGGCTGCATCCCGCTTCTCGCGGTTGCAGAGTCAGAGGAATCGCTTGGTCTGCTCGATGGGTTTGCAGTTGCGATTACCTTTGCAGCGATACTCTTGGAAACCGTCGCTGATGAACAGATGTGGGCTTATCGTAAGACGCGCACGCCGAACGCCCCTATCTGCACAAGGGGAGTCTGGGCCTATTCTCAGCACCCAAATTATGTCGGTGAACTACTGTTCTGGTGGGGCATCTACCTGTTCGGTCTCGCGTCAGGCATGAGCGCCCCTTGGATGATTGCCGGCGCCCTTGCCATGACATTGCTCTTTGTTCTCATCTCTGTGCCAATGATGGTGACGCGCAAACGCGAGCGCTACCCAAACTACGACGCGCTGGTAAAAGACATTCCGGTCTTGTTCCCAAAACCATTTTGA
- the cpnA gene encoding cyclopentanol dehydrogenase translates to MGQKRVIVTGATDGIGLITARRLAEGGAQVGLVARNPEKGVRVVEELIKQTGNPDIAFFRSDLSKFDDVRAVADEIRAAHSTLDVLVNNAGAMFVGKQMSADGFELTFALNHLSVFLLTNLLKDQLVAADQGRVVTVASVAHRGADLNFSDLDGQKGSYSAWRAYQRSKLANILFTRELADRWRESHVTANCLHPGFVASKFGENNNTAFSAFFKVGKIFAISPEKGAETSVYLASDDDVAGQTGGYYTRKKRVQPSRAAKNADAAKRLWEESLRMTGLDV, encoded by the coding sequence ATGGGACAAAAAAGGGTCATTGTGACCGGCGCAACAGATGGCATAGGCCTGATCACAGCGCGGCGTTTAGCTGAGGGTGGGGCGCAGGTCGGTCTGGTGGCACGTAACCCAGAAAAAGGCGTGCGTGTTGTAGAAGAGCTTATAAAGCAGACCGGCAACCCTGACATTGCCTTTTTTAGATCTGATCTCTCAAAGTTCGATGATGTGCGGGCTGTTGCCGACGAAATCCGTGCAGCGCACTCCACGCTCGATGTTTTGGTGAATAATGCGGGTGCGATGTTCGTTGGAAAGCAGATGTCTGCAGATGGGTTTGAGCTCACCTTCGCCCTTAATCATCTCAGCGTGTTTCTGCTCACCAATTTGTTGAAGGACCAACTTGTGGCAGCTGATCAGGGACGGGTCGTGACTGTTGCCTCCGTCGCTCACCGTGGTGCTGACCTCAATTTCTCAGATCTGGATGGCCAGAAAGGCTCTTACTCAGCCTGGCGGGCCTATCAACGCTCCAAACTCGCCAACATTCTCTTCACCCGCGAACTGGCTGACCGCTGGCGCGAGAGCCATGTGACGGCGAATTGTCTGCACCCAGGTTTTGTTGCGTCTAAGTTTGGCGAAAACAACAACACCGCATTCAGCGCTTTCTTTAAGGTTGGCAAGATTTTCGCGATCTCCCCGGAAAAAGGGGCGGAGACGAGTGTTTACCTGGCGTCTGATGATGATGTCGCCGGCCAGACTGGTGGGTACTACACGCGCAAGAAGAGAGTGCAGCCGTCGCGAGCTGCGAAGAATGCCGATGCGGCAAAGCGCCTCTGGGAGGAAAGCTTGCGTATGACGGGGCTCGACGTGTGA
- the crt gene encoding short-chain-enoyl-CoA hydratase has translation MSDPIILVEKSNGIATVTLNRPDAMNALSLELREAIADTFQDLEADPEVRVAVLTGAGRAFCAGLDLKELGEQGLTGPDNAVTHKDPVTSINQFSGPVIGAINGVAITGGFELALACDVLIASTNCRFADTHARVGILPGWGLSQKLSRAIGIYRAKELSLTGNFLSAEQAAEWGLVNRVVEPDELVSIAQGLAADMLTVVPECLPAYKQLIDDGFAEAFGDALKTELKVSGAANSSVSADALESRRAGIQKRGKSQAT, from the coding sequence ATGTCAGACCCCATCATTCTTGTCGAAAAATCAAACGGCATCGCCACCGTTACACTCAACCGTCCTGACGCGATGAACGCGCTGTCCCTGGAACTTCGCGAAGCCATTGCCGACACGTTTCAGGATTTGGAAGCTGACCCTGAAGTTCGCGTCGCGGTCCTAACTGGTGCCGGCCGCGCTTTTTGCGCCGGGCTCGACCTGAAGGAACTGGGCGAACAGGGCCTCACCGGGCCGGACAATGCCGTCACCCACAAAGATCCCGTCACATCGATCAACCAGTTCAGCGGGCCTGTCATCGGTGCCATCAACGGCGTCGCCATCACAGGCGGTTTTGAACTTGCGCTTGCCTGCGACGTTCTTATCGCCTCAACAAATTGTCGCTTTGCCGATACCCATGCCCGCGTTGGCATTCTTCCTGGTTGGGGTCTCTCACAAAAGCTGTCACGAGCCATTGGCATCTATCGCGCAAAAGAACTCTCACTGACCGGCAATTTCTTGAGCGCAGAACAAGCCGCTGAATGGGGTCTCGTCAACCGTGTCGTCGAACCGGACGAACTGGTGAGCATTGCTCAGGGCCTTGCAGCTGACATGCTCACCGTCGTCCCTGAATGTCTGCCCGCCTATAAGCAGCTCATAGACGACGGCTTCGCAGAAGCTTTTGGCGACGCCCTAAAAACGGAACTCAAAGTCTCCGGCGCGGCTAACTCAAGTGTCTCCGCCGATGCTCTGGAAAGCCGCCGCGCAGGCATCCAGAAACGCGGCAAATCCCAGGCGACCTAA
- a CDS encoding chemotaxis regulator CheZ, whose protein sequence is MAETEHNASDEQREYDAILAAVMETPRGRWFIEEFTRRNRTADTDKLLSAIEAIGNVAQAATAPAQTVDVLRLELQEMSASIQQTRSEIAAIKPTDGGNNRIMSATGELDAIVTATERATSEILAAAERTQEIAEKLKEQGANEDLCDELEAHATAIFMACSFQDITGQRTTKVVQVLHYLEHRVNSMISIWGVEPGDEERAMSTAHLDPKDTRPDAHLLNGPQADDKAPSQEDIDAMMNDLDSIDDIDDIDMVAGEPDTAPVAALQSDRVIADDLEFAEPAPVAAPPAEMAAEGAGEEIAQDDIDALFN, encoded by the coding sequence ATGGCCGAGACGGAACACAACGCGTCTGACGAACAGCGGGAATATGACGCGATTCTGGCGGCAGTGATGGAAACACCGCGGGGCCGGTGGTTCATTGAAGAATTCACACGGCGCAACAGAACAGCTGATACTGACAAGCTTCTCTCAGCTATTGAAGCCATCGGCAATGTTGCCCAGGCTGCAACGGCACCTGCACAGACCGTAGACGTTCTGCGCCTCGAACTGCAGGAGATGAGTGCATCCATTCAACAGACGCGTTCTGAGATTGCGGCTATCAAACCGACTGATGGCGGGAACAACCGGATCATGAGCGCCACCGGCGAACTCGACGCCATCGTGACCGCCACCGAGCGCGCCACTTCTGAAATTCTGGCAGCTGCTGAACGCACACAGGAAATTGCCGAAAAGCTCAAAGAACAGGGTGCGAACGAAGATCTATGTGACGAATTGGAAGCGCACGCGACGGCCATATTCATGGCCTGCTCATTCCAGGACATTACCGGTCAGCGGACAACCAAAGTTGTTCAGGTCCTCCACTACCTTGAACATCGCGTCAACTCGATGATCAGCATCTGGGGCGTTGAGCCTGGAGATGAAGAAAGAGCCATGTCGACTGCGCATCTCGATCCCAAAGACACGCGACCAGATGCACACCTCCTAAATGGCCCTCAAGCAGATGACAAAGCGCCATCGCAAGAAGACATCGATGCGATGATGAACGACTTGGACTCTATCGACGACATTGACGATATCGACATGGTTGCAGGAGAGCCCGACACGGCCCCTGTTGCCGCCCTACAATCTGACCGGGTGATCGCCGACGATCTCGAGTTTGCAGAACCAGCTCCCGTCGCAGCACCACCCGCCGAAATGGCAGCTGAGGGTGCAGGAGAAGAGATCGCCCAGGACGACATTGACGCCCTGTTTAACTAG
- the pspA gene encoding phosphoserine phosphatase 1, translated as MRSDWYWVRHGALLQDPGRYAGRLDLPTVPPDMVMARRLMSQLPQGAVWLTSPLARARQTVQALNPEANAVTADDLTDQDLGSWAGRRQSEVHKANPQIDWSTPSSIVPEGGESFDAVVTRVASLIERLTRHYPDRPLVVVSHLALIRAAMVLALDLPNEGGFQFDVSPFSLTHLSWTGPDDLGERSDERLGVWRAHTTNRVLA; from the coding sequence ATGCGATCAGACTGGTATTGGGTGCGTCACGGGGCGCTGCTTCAAGACCCGGGTAGGTATGCCGGGCGTCTTGATTTGCCGACCGTTCCGCCAGACATGGTGATGGCGCGGAGGCTGATGTCCCAACTGCCTCAAGGGGCGGTGTGGCTGACATCCCCGCTTGCCCGCGCTCGGCAAACCGTTCAAGCGCTCAACCCCGAAGCAAATGCTGTGACTGCCGATGATTTGACGGATCAGGATCTTGGAAGTTGGGCTGGGCGTCGTCAGTCGGAGGTGCATAAAGCCAACCCGCAAATTGATTGGTCCACACCCTCAAGCATTGTGCCAGAGGGGGGCGAAAGTTTTGATGCCGTTGTGACGCGCGTGGCTTCTTTGATCGAGAGGCTTACCCGGCATTATCCCGACCGTCCCTTGGTGGTGGTGTCCCATTTGGCGCTTATTCGAGCTGCCATGGTCTTGGCGTTGGATTTGCCTAACGAAGGCGGTTTTCAGTTCGACGTGTCGCCTTTTTCTCTGACACACCTTTCCTGGACCGGACCGGACGACTTGGGAGAAAGATCAGATGAGCGCCTCGGTGTGTGGCGGGCACACACGACTAACCGTGTCCTCGCCTAG